In one Lycium barbarum isolate Lr01 chromosome 7, ASM1917538v2, whole genome shotgun sequence genomic region, the following are encoded:
- the LOC132602442 gene encoding replication protein A 70 kDa DNA-binding subunit B-like, whose translation MTLWGDLAEIEGELLENVENIKPVLAFCDVKCSIYKGDFVLSTTPISSLLINPAFEKADNLQKWHDSMKAKNIDISLMPSRLMRTTRKVKISDILDGSLANVKDMYYKFNAEISNIDNNNDPWYHACKKCYRWVTVIESAATCDYCSGEDIDYEERYRLKFDVTTDDQSLSITLFDAAQFFFGCDVKEYVCSTFVKKEDSGYYRKLVLSKGK comes from the exons ATGACTTTGTGGGGAGACTTAGCTGAAATTGAAGGAGAGTTGTTAGAGAACGTTGAAAATATCAAACCTGTGCTTGCTTTTTGTGATGTTAAATGCTCTATTTACAAAG GGGATTTTGTCCTTTCCACGACTCCTATCAGTAGTTTGCTAATCAATCCAGCGTTTGAAAAAGCCGACAATCTCCAGAAGTG GCATGACAGCATGAAGGCAAAGAATATTGACATAAGTTTAATGCCAAGTCGATTAATGCGCACAACCCGAAAAGTGAAAATTTCTGACATTTTGGACGGTTCACTTGCCAATGTGAAG GACATGTACTATAAGTTCAATGCTGAGATTAGTAACATTGACAATAACAATGACCCATGGTATCATGCTTGCAAGAAATGCTATAGGTGGGTAACTGTTATAGAGAGTGCTGCAACTTGTGACTACTGTTCGGGAGAAGATATTGATTATGAGGAGAG GTATAGGTTAAAGTTTGATGTCACTACTGACGACCAATCTCTAAGTATTACGTTGTTTGATGCTGCGCAATTCTTTTTTGGTTGCGACGTAAAGGAGTATGTTTGCTCGACATTTGTGAAG AAAGAGGATTCTGGGTACTACCGCAAGTTGGTATTGAGTAAGGGAAAATAA